DNA from Anaerolineales bacterium:
GTGAGGGTGAGGATGCCCAGGTGGTGTACAGCCCGGTAGCCTGGGCGCCCTCTGGCTTGCAATTGCTGGTGGCGGTGGCCGGCCCGCAAGGTAGCGGGCTGGGCGTTTGGGATGCGAGCAGTCACCAGTTCACTCGTCTGGCCAGCGAGGGCAGCCTGTGCTGCCAGGCCAGTTGGGCGCCGGATAGCCGCAGTGTTTTGCTGGCCAGCCAACTGCTCGGCTTGATGGAGCCGGGCCTATGGCGCTTTGACACCACCACCGGGGAAGGGGTGGCCCTGGTGGAAACGCACAGCGGCGAAGCGTACCCCTTCATCGCCTGGCCGCTACAACTGCCCAACGGCAACTTGCAATACTTCTACGCCAGCGCCGTCGAGCCACCGCAGACCGATCTGCCGCTGTATATGGTGCGTGCCGCGGCCGACGGCGTGGGGGCGCGCAGCCAGCTACGCGATGATGCCTTCACCATCCGCGAGGCGCTGTGGGCGGCCGATGGCAGCCTGGCGCTGGTGGTGCAGAACGCCACCGGCAGCGCCGGCCCGATCGTGCTGGCGGCCAGCGACGGCCAGCCCTTGCAAGTGCTGGTGGATTTTGGGCACGATCTGCGCTGGGGGCCGTAGTTAATCAGCTAGCCAGCTAGTCAAACCCAGTCGACTGGTCAGTTAGTCAAACCCAGTCGACTAATCAACTAATCGACTAACCAGACGACAATCCGTTTCCGATTAGTCGATGTAGTGATTAACCGATTAATCAGCCAATCTTCCGATAGCCACGATTGAAATACACCAGTGGCTGCTCGCCTGCGGCGCCTTGCGGCGCGCCGGCGGCCAACACCTCGCTGATAAAGATCGTGTGCGTGCCGGCATCATGGGTCACGGCCACGCGGCAATCAAAGTAGGCCAGTGCCTCTTGCAGCAGCGGGCTGCCCGTCTCCAACGTAAAAGTCGCTACATCGGCGAAGCGGTCTTGCTGCTCGCTCTCACGGCCGGCAAAGCGGTTGGAGAGCTCCTGCTGGCTGGCCCTGAGCAGGCTGACGCCAAAGCGCCCCACCTGGCTGACCAGTTCGTGCGTGCGGGTGACCTTTTCCAGCGAGATGGATACCAAGGGCGGCTCGAGTGACAGGGAGGTGAAGGAGTTCACCGTCATACCGTGGCGGCGGCCCTGGTGTGCGGCGGAAACAATGGTTACGCCCGTGGTCCAAAAGCGCAGCACTTCGCGCAGTTGAGCCGCATCGGGGCGAAAGATGGCCTCGGGTTGCGTCTGTTGTTGCATGCAGGCATTGTAACCCTGCGGGTTCGGCGTCTGGGTTGCAATTCACATGCCAGCGCCAAAATCCTATTGGAGACGCACGCGTTTCGGGGTAGCATGGATTTCGTTATGGTGACGCAAGAGCCCACCCCCGAAGCGCCGCGGCGCAGCCCGCAGCGCGTGCGCCGCGCCAGCATGAACGTGCTGGGCCAGCTCAGCAGCATTCTGGCGGTGAGTGCCATCCTGGCAACCCTGTTCACCGCCTTTACCCCGCTAGGCCTGCTGCCGGCCGGGCTGAGCGAATGGTTCAGCGCGCAGCTCAGCGGCAACTCAGGCGCCGCCAGCAACTTCCCCACGCCCACACCGCGGCCGCGCCCGGTGGTGGGCATCGTGGCCGGACACTGGGGCTCCGATTCAGGCGCGGTGTGCTCCGACGGCCTGACCGAAGTTGAAGTCAATTTGGATATTGCCACGCGCGCGGCGCAGAAGCTTACCGATGCCGGCTTTGACGTTGACCTGCTGCAGGAATTTGACGACAAGTTAGAAGGCTATCAGGCGCTGGTGCTGGTTTCGCTGCATGCGGATACCTGCGAATATATTGACGATAACGCCACCGGGTTTAAAGTGGCAGCCTCGCTCACCAGCGACCAGGCCAAGACGCAACGCCTGGTGGCCTGCCTGAGCAATCGCTACCAGCAAGCCACCGGGCTGCGCTACCACTTGGGCAGCGTTACCGCGCATATGAGCAATTACCACACCTTCAATGAGATCCACCACGAGACCACGGCCGCCATTATCGAAACCGGTTTCCTCAATCTCGACCGGCAAGTGCTTACGCAAAACTCAGATGTGGTCGCCGAAGGTGTAGCGCAAGGCGTTCTGTGCTACATCTATAACGAAAGCGCCGTCTCCCCGGAGGGCAACTAATGGCCGCGGCCGCCTGGCACGCCCTGTGCGTGGAGGCGCGCGCCGCCCTGGCCGCCGGACGCAAGGCGGAAGCGCGCCGCATGGCGCGCCGCGCCGCCGCGCTGGCCCCGCAGCAAGAGGAGCCCTGGCTGCTGCTGGCGGCGATGGCCACGCCGGCCGCCAGCCTGGGCTATCTGCAGGAAGCGCTGCGCATCAACCCGCGCTCCACGCGGGCGCGCAAAGCACTGCAGTGGGCACACACGCGTAGCGCCGCAGCACCCGCCGCGGCGGCCGCGCCGCCCGCCGGGCGCCCGCGTACCTGGCTGCTGCTGGCCTGCGGCGCAGTGCTGATGGCGCTCGCCCTGTTCGCCTGGCTGCAGCCGCCCGGCCTGGGTGATGGGCTACGCTTTGTGGGCGCCGCGGCGGCACAAGGGTTGGATAGCTTGCTGGCCAGCCCTACGGCCACCAGCAGCCCCACCGCTACCAGCAGCCCCACGGCCAGTGCTACCTTCACCGCCAGTGCCACATTCACTGCCAGCGCCACGCTGACGCCCTCGGCCACCTCCACGCCCACGCCCACGGCAACGCCCAGCCCCACGGCCACCGCCACACTGGGGGCAGATACCAGCCAATTGGAAAAGCACTTTGTGGAGCTGCCCAGTGGCATCGGCGTCAACGAGCGCTGGATCGACGTCAACCTGAGCGACCAGACGCTGGAAGCGTACGAAGGCAGCCTGCTGGTCAACCGCTTTGTGATCTCCAGCGGGCGGCCGGCCACGCCCACCGTCACCGGCACCTTCAAGATATGGATCAAGGTGCGCATGCAGGATATGTCTGGCCCGGGCTATTACATCCGCGATGTGCCCTGGGTGATGTACTTCCAGGGCGACTATGGCATTCACGGCACCTGGTGGCACAACAACTTCGGCACGCCGATGAGCGCCGGCTGCGTCAATATGTCGATCGACGATGCACGTTGGATGTACAGCTGGGCCAGCGTGGGCACCGTAGTGCGCGTACATTATTAATGCTTATATCGCGCTAACACTGCGCGGGTAGGATTAGAGCATGTCCAAACACGCACTGTTCAGCGGCTTGGTGGTGGATGAGCACGACCAGGCGGTGACCGATACCCTGGTGGGCGAAGAAGCCTTCTATGTGATCAACGACCAGGGGTTTATGCACCATGTGCCCAGCGAAGCGATCGACCGGCACGTGCTGCAGCAAATGGCCGGCATGCTCAGCGGGCACGAAGAAGAGCTCAGCAAGCAAGCGGCGCAGATGATGGGCCAGGACGATATTTTCACCCAGGCCGCTATTTTGAATCAGCTAAAGAATGTGGATGAGCAATTTGACCAGGTGTTGGCCCAAGGGCTCCCTGAGGCCAGCCGCACCTACCTGGGGATGAGCGGTTTCAAAATCCGCGTCAACCACCGTGGCGAAGTGCTGGAGGTGCTCCAGCCTGGCCAAATTGCTCCCGAAGACGAAGAGTAAGTTTACGGCAGGCGGATAATGAACTGGTAGCCGAACCACGCCGCCGGGATCGCCGCCAGCCAGGGCAAGACATCGCGGGCGATGCTCAGCCCATCCTGGGCGATCTGCGGCAGGGCTACCTGGAAGTACTCCAACCCATAGGCGGCACCGCTAAACAGGCCGAAGACGACGGCCCACACCACCCCAGCGATGGCGCCAGCGGCGAAGAGACTCACGAATACGTCAGTGGCCTGCAGGCCACCCTCGGATGAGTGGCTTTCTCCAACAGTCATGCAATCCTCCAAAAAATGAACGTAGGGGCATTATAGTGCAAACTGTAACCTATGCAACTTTGCCGCAAAGTACGGGTATAATCTGCCCTCGTTACTAGACTGAATTAAACGCAAGGAAAGAAGATGCCCAAGAGAACCTATCAGCCCAAGAAGCGCCGCCGCGTGCGCGTGCACGGCTTTCGCAAGCGTATGTCCAGCGCCTCCGGGCAGGATGTGCTGAAGCGCCGCCGCCTGAAGGGCCGCAAGAAATTGACGGTGAAGGCCAACAACCACGTCAAAAAGGTAGACTGGAACGCCTGAGCGCGTGGCTTAACGCCCACGCCTCGATGGCGAGAGCAGGCCTTTGATTATCGGTGAAGCGAGGATTTCGCCTCCGCAAACCAGCCGAATTCAAACGGGTGCGGCGACTGGGAAAGTCATACCCGCACCCGTTTGTTGTGCTTGTGGTGCTGGCCAGCCCCCTGCCGCAGGTGCGCGTGGGCGTGATGGCCGGGCGCCGCGTGGGCGGCGCCGTGCAGCGTAACCGCGCCAAGCGCGTGCTGCGCGCCGCCATCCAGCCCTTGCTGGGCGCCCTGGCGCCCGGATATGATGTGATCTTGATCGCCCGCCCGGGCGTCTTGGCCGCCAACAGCCGCGAGGCGCAGGCGGTGTTGCAGCGCCAACTGCAACGCGCGAAACTATTATGAATATGGATGCAACCCACACCCACAGCCATGCCGAAATTCACGAACAGCCCGATCCGGCGCTGCGTGAGTTGCCGCGCACTCTGGCCAACCTGCCGCGCTTTCTGCTGCTGATCCCCATCCGCATCTATCAGGCCACCTGGTCGCGCACTCTGCCGCCCAACACCTGCCGCTTTTATCCCACCTGTTCGCACTACACCTATCAGGCGATCTACAAATACGGCGCGGCCAAAGGCGGCCTGCTGGGCTTCAACCGCATTCTGCGTTGCAACCCATTCAATAAATCCACCGGTTTCGACCCGGTGCCATAAACGGAAGAGGCATGAAAAAAAACACCTTACTTAAGCTTGCATTCCTGGGGCTGCTGAGCCTGGCGCTCACGGCCTGCGGCACCGTGCCGCCACTCTCCTGGCCGGGCCTGGCCGTAGACGCCGCCAATGACCGCGTCTACCTGGCCTACCAGAACAAGGTCACCGCGCTGAACAGCCAAAGTGGCACCCCGGTATGGGAACACCCCAGCGAGAACGACAAGAACTTCAGCGTTTTCGCTGACCCCGTGGTGGTGGGTGACACGCTGTACGTCAGCGGCTACAACCAGACCCTGTACGCGTTGAACAGCGCCAATGGCACCAGCCTGTGGAGCTTTACGGGCGCGGGCAGCAAGTTCGTCGCCAGCCCGCTGGTGAGCGGCGAGCAGATCTTCGCCGCCAACGCCGACCATCGCCTGTATGCGCTCAACGGCGAAGGCGCGCTGCTGTGGAGCTTCAGCACCAACCAGCCGCTGTGGGGCACCCCGGTGAGCGCCGATGGGCTGGTATTCACCAGCTCGTTGAATCATTTCCTGTACGCGCTGGATGCCCAAACCGGCGAAGAGCAATGGTCCACCGATACCGGCGGCACGCTGGTCTCCGGCCCGCTGCTGCACCAAGGCGTGCTATACATTGGCAGCTTCAACAGTGAAGTGCTGGCACTTGACGCCAGCAGCGGTGAAGTGCTGTGGCGCGCCGCCACGGATGGCTGGGTATGGGGCACCCCTGCCGTGTACGATGGCCAGCTACTGGTGGGTGACCTGAGCGGTTTCCTGTACTCGCTTGACCCGGCCACTGGCGCCGAGAACTGGCACGTGGAAACCGGCGGCTCGATCACCGGCACCCCGCTGGTGCTCAACGATCACATCTATATCCTCAATGAGGCCGGGAGCGTGATCTCGCTGACGCCGCAAGGTGCGATCGTGTGGAATCAGGATTTCGGCACTGAGCTGTATGGCTCGGCGGTCGCCGCTGGCGATCTGATCCTGGTTGGCCAGCACAATAACACGACCACCCTGGTCGCCGTGAACGAAAGCGGCACTCGCGTGTGGGCCTACCCGCAGGAGCAATAGGACCGCTATGTTAGATATCATCATTGTCCCCTTCACCAACGTACTCGTCTTTCTCTACGATATCCTCGGGCATAACTTCGGCCTGGCGATCATCGTCTTTACGCTGCTGATCAAGCTGCTCACCTACCCGCTCTCGGTTTCACAGTTGAAGAGCGCGCGTATGACGCAGGAGTTGCAGAACGACCCGCGCTGGAAGCAGATGCAGGCCAAGTACAAGGGCAACCGCGAGAAGCTGGCCCAGGAACAGATGAAGTTCTACCAGGAGAAGGGTATCAGCCCGTTCAGCTCCTGCCTGCCTTCGCTGATCCAGTTCCCGCTGCTGATCGCCATGTACTGGTCGATCCAGCGTTCGCTGGCCGCCGCCCCGCTGGCGTTGCTGCAGTTTGCGCGTGGCATCGCCCTGCCCAACGCGGCAGCGCTAATGCCGTTGAACAGTAGCTTCCTGTGGATGGATCTCTCCCAGCCGGAGCGCCTGCATGTCGATTTCCTGCCGTTTGCCATCCCGGTGCTGACCATTATCGTGGTGGTTACCACCTGGCTGCAAAGCAAGCTGATGACCCCGGCCTCGGCCGACCCGAACGACCAGAGCGCCCAAATGGCGCGCTCGATGAGCCTGACCATGCCGTTGATGATGGGCTACATCTCGATGGTCTTCCCTTCCGGCTTGTCGATCTACTATGTGATCAGCAATCTCTTCGGCATTGCCCAGGCATGGGTGATGAAACGCCGCCCGGTGACGGCCGCTGCTGCTAAGTGAGTTAGAATTCGGGTAGGTATCTGAATGGAACATCGTACAAATCTTGAAGTGATCGCCCCCACCGTGCATGAGGCCATTGAAAAAGGCCTGGCCGAGCTGGGGTTGGAAGATACGCAAGTAGACGTAGAGGTGCTGGACGAGGGCGGTACGGGCTTTCTGGGCCTGGGCGGCCGCCAGGCGCGTGTGCGCCTGATCGTACGCGAAGGCCTGGCCACCACCCCACCGGCCGCGCCGCGCCCCAGCCGCCCGGCGGCCAGCCCCAGCGCCCCGCTGAGCAGCGAAGAAACCGAGAACCTGCTGGCCATCACCAAGGCCACCGTGCAGACCCTGCTGGAGCACATGAGCGTGCGCGCCGAGGTGAGCGTGAGCATGGGCACGCCGGATGAACCTGAGCTCGCCGCGCCGGTGCTGGTAGACATCCAAGGTGGCGATTTGGGCTTCCTGATCGGGCGCCAGGCTGAGACGATGAACGCCCTGCAACTGATCACCCGCCTGATCGTAGGCAAAGAAGTAGGCCAGGCCGCCCACATCATCATCGATATTTCGGGCTACCGCGTGCGCCGCGACGAGAATCTGCGCAAGCTGGCCGATAAGATGGCCAAGCAGGCAGTCAGCACTGGCCGCCGCCAGACGCTGGAGCCGATGAGCGCCTCGGAGCGCCGCATCGTGCACCTGGCGCTGCGCGAAAACAGCGACGTAACCACCGAGAGCATCGGCGAAGAGCCGCGCCGCAAAGTCGTCATCATCCCGCGCTAGGCTTCACCCCCTTCTAGCTAGCTAAAAACGCAGGCCAATGGCCTGCGTTTTTTTATTTCCTGGCGCGCATAGAAGCGCACAGTTCTGACATAGTCTCCCCAGCCAAGGCCCAGTATCGTGACAGCAGCGCACAGTACAAATGTCTGCGTCACGTTAACAACGGAATAGCTCAGGATTTACGCCACACCAAGCGCACCTGCGTGCCGGCGCCCGGCTGCGATTCGATCGAAAGCTCGGCGCCGATCAGGGCGGCGCGCTCGCTCATGCTGGCCAGGCCGTAGTGCTGGGCGCGCAGCAGATCGGTCAGTTGGGCGCCTTGGGCGTCAAAGCCGCGGCCATCGTCTTCGACCAGCAGGTCGATACAATCCGGCTCCAACTGGCCGCTAATGGTCAGGAACTGGGCTTGGGCGTGTTTGAAGACGTTTTCAGCGGCCAGTTGCACGATGCGGTAAGCGTGTTGGGCCACCTGCTCTTCGTAGGCATTGGTCACTCTCCGGCAACAGCAGCGAAACTTGCACCTGGGGCTTATCACGGCTGAGCACATCCACCAGCTCGATCAAGGCGCGGTAGAGCCCGTAATCGAGCATGGCGGGGCGCAGGCGGTAGATCAGTTGGCGCACGCGGTCACTCAATGCTTCATGGTGCTGCTGTAGGCGGGCGGCCTGCTCAGGCTGGCCGCCGAGGCTAACCAGCTCGTTGATGCCTGCCAGCACATCGTCATGCAGCTCGCGCGCCATGAAGGCGCGGCGTGCTTCAACATCATCAATGCTTCTTTGATGCAGGGCGCGCAAGTTATCGGCTTGCTCAATGTTGATCAGGGCGATCGCCATTTGGTCAGCCAGGGATTGCAACAGGCGCCGCTCTGCATAGGAATAGTAGTCATCAGGGTCTTTGCGCCCCAGCAGCCACAAGCCTACCGGACGGTTAGATACATGCATGGGGATGGCCAACTGCACCCAAGTGCCTTCGGGGTCCTGCTGGCCACCTGCTGCCAGCAGCGCGGCGATCGTGGCGCTATCGGGAACCTGGCTTGTGTCAACCCCTTGCAGATACACCACTTGGCGCGCCGGGTGAGCCGAGCCCAGGTGCAGCAGGGCAGACTGGCGGATCAGCAGGCTGGGCAACACCTGCTGCTGCACGATCTCCGCCAGATTTTGGCGCGTGAAGCTGGTGGAGAGCTTGCCGGCAAAGCTGTGTTGCAAACGCTCCGGTGGCATGGGAATGTGCAGCAGCTTGCGCTCCACAAAGCGTTGGAAGCGCTCAAAGGCATACACATTGAAGAGCGAGACCAGCAAGCCGGTGATCAAGATCGAAGCCGCCACCTGCTCAGGGCTTTGCAAGTACGGCGAGAGCAGCGGCACCAGCACCAACGCGATGATGAACAACAGCACGAAGAACAGATAGAACGAGATCAGGCGGTTGGCGCGTAGCTCCAAGCCACCCAATTGGCGCCGGTAGACCACATACAAGTAAGCGCCTGGCCAGATGATCAGCGAGATCACCACGCCACCGCTGAGGTTGGCCAGCACGCCGATCGCATTTGCCCAGGAGAGCAACATTACTGGCACCAGGCTGATCACCACGGCCAGCAGCAGAATGCCGACTTCGCGGCGCTGCTCCGGCTGGCGTACCAAGCGGATCAGCAGCAGCAGTAAGCTGCCCAGCACGGCTAGCAGCAGCGCAACGCCATAGATGCCCGCTGGCGCAATTTGCAAGGCAGAGAGCATCGCCATGGCGATGCCCAGCGCGTACAACGCCCACCACAGCAGCGCCGGCAACTTGCGGAAGGGTTTGGGGAAATGCCAGTGCAAGTGTAGATACACCGGCAGGCTCAGCCAGATACCAACGCGCAGTACTACTGCGGAGTAATACACCGTACTGCCTGAGATGCTGCCAGCCATGAACCAGATTGCCGTGAGATAGCTGAAGGCGACTAATAGATTGCGGCGTACATCTACAGGCCGCAAATGGAAGAACATGATCGTCCCAGCTACCCAGAAGGCGTAGCTAAGCCACCATGTATTGATCAAGC
Protein-coding regions in this window:
- a CDS encoding membrane protein insertase YidC; its protein translation is MLDIIIVPFTNVLVFLYDILGHNFGLAIIVFTLLIKLLTYPLSVSQLKSARMTQELQNDPRWKQMQAKYKGNREKLAQEQMKFYQEKGISPFSSCLPSLIQFPLLIAMYWSIQRSLAAAPLALLQFARGIALPNAAALMPLNSSFLWMDLSQPERLHVDFLPFAIPVLTIIVVVTTWLQSKLMTPASADPNDQSAQMARSMSLTMPLMMGYISMVFPSGLSIYYVISNLFGIAQAWVMKRRPVTAAAAK
- a CDS encoding L,D-transpeptidase; translation: MAAAAWHALCVEARAALAAGRKAEARRMARRAAALAPQQEEPWLLLAAMATPAASLGYLQEALRINPRSTRARKALQWAHTRSAAAPAAAAAPPAGRPRTWLLLACGAVLMALALFAWLQPPGLGDGLRFVGAAAAQGLDSLLASPTATSSPTATSSPTASATFTASATFTASATLTPSATSTPTPTATPSPTATATLGADTSQLEKHFVELPSGIGVNERWIDVNLSDQTLEAYEGSLLVNRFVISSGRPATPTVTGTFKIWIKVRMQDMSGPGYYIRDVPWVMYFQGDYGIHGTWWHNNFGTPMSAGCVNMSIDDARWMYSWASVGTVVRVHY
- the rpmH gene encoding 50S ribosomal protein L34 — its product is MPKRTYQPKKRRRVRVHGFRKRMSSASGQDVLKRRRLKGRKKLTVKANNHVKKVDWNA
- the yidD gene encoding membrane protein insertion efficiency factor YidD; translation: MDATHTHSHAEIHEQPDPALRELPRTLANLPRFLLLIPIRIYQATWSRTLPPNTCRFYPTCSHYTYQAIYKYGAAKGGLLGFNRILRCNPFNKSTGFDPVP
- a CDS encoding PQQ-binding-like beta-propeller repeat protein, with translation MKKNTLLKLAFLGLLSLALTACGTVPPLSWPGLAVDAANDRVYLAYQNKVTALNSQSGTPVWEHPSENDKNFSVFADPVVVGDTLYVSGYNQTLYALNSANGTSLWSFTGAGSKFVASPLVSGEQIFAANADHRLYALNGEGALLWSFSTNQPLWGTPVSADGLVFTSSLNHFLYALDAQTGEEQWSTDTGGTLVSGPLLHQGVLYIGSFNSEVLALDASSGEVLWRAATDGWVWGTPAVYDGQLLVGDLSGFLYSLDPATGAENWHVETGGSITGTPLVLNDHIYILNEAGSVISLTPQGAIVWNQDFGTELYGSAVAAGDLILVGQHNNTTTLVAVNESGTRVWAYPQEQ
- the rnpA gene encoding ribonuclease P protein component; the protein is MRRLGKSYPHPFVVLVVLASPLPQVRVGVMAGRRVGGAVQRNRAKRVLRAAIQPLLGALAPGYDVILIARPGVLAANSREAQAVLQRQLQRAKLL
- a CDS encoding N-acetylmuramoyl-L-alanine amidase, with product MVTQEPTPEAPRRSPQRVRRASMNVLGQLSSILAVSAILATLFTAFTPLGLLPAGLSEWFSAQLSGNSGAASNFPTPTPRPRPVVGIVAGHWGSDSGAVCSDGLTEVEVNLDIATRAAQKLTDAGFDVDLLQEFDDKLEGYQALVLVSLHADTCEYIDDNATGFKVAASLTSDQAKTQRLVACLSNRYQQATGLRYHLGSVTAHMSNYHTFNEIHHETTAAIIETGFLNLDRQVLTQNSDVVAEGVAQGVLCYIYNESAVSPEGN
- a CDS encoding flavin reductase; protein product: MQQQTQPEAIFRPDAAQLREVLRFWTTGVTIVSAAHQGRRHGMTVNSFTSLSLEPPLVSISLEKVTRTHELVSQVGRFGVSLLRASQQELSNRFAGRESEQQDRFADVATFTLETGSPLLQEALAYFDCRVAVTHDAGTHTIFISEVLAAGAPQGAAGEQPLVYFNRGYRKIG
- a CDS encoding Jag N-terminal domain-containing protein: MEHRTNLEVIAPTVHEAIEKGLAELGLEDTQVDVEVLDEGGTGFLGLGGRQARVRLIVREGLATTPPAAPRPSRPAASPSAPLSSEETENLLAITKATVQTLLEHMSVRAEVSVSMGTPDEPELAAPVLVDIQGGDLGFLIGRQAETMNALQLITRLIVGKEVGQAAHIIIDISGYRVRRDENLRKLADKMAKQAVSTGRRQTLEPMSASERRIVHLALRENSDVTTESIGEEPRRKVVIIPR